In Peptococcaceae bacterium, the following proteins share a genomic window:
- a CDS encoding exonuclease domain-containing protein, with protein sequence MKDIEWVFLDVETTGINPRIDKIIEIAAVVKNKAGTREVFNTLVNPGVKMPLYITALTGINQSMVQEAPSFEEIKEELMRILDGRVLVAHNAGFDIGFIEEALGRRLENQRIDSVELSRLIYPRSNSYSLRHLSRELSIPVEMSHRALPDVLALERLFFHLLEKVRSLPLNILLGTAHFFEQENNGLAGLFKEILKEKKGHYYFDLCVEPDTGSPEANAAGEHELEWDIAGLERMFQPGGRIAAGLKDYQVRAQQVKMVKGVAKAFQQQRHLLVEAGTGVGKSLAYLTPGVVWSLTQGEKVVVATHTISLQEQLFKKEVEFLQKKVGIPFKAAVLKGRNNYLCLYKWKIAQESAASMSWPEKLFMARVSLWMSTDKTGDRDNINLWEPEIDLYQQLSSSSESCLGAACPFGDECFYQKARQKAQEADVIIVNHSLLLSDLKTGENILPDYQYLIVDEAHHLEEEGTRLFGEVFSLQDFLKRMARLQNKRDIVLKTGLLHFWKQHFSARANKENVAAKEMLSAIRDLEALISRINEDGEEIKKYFLENEAIETLRVHERTRTERWWQVLEVMFDNLLLGAARFLDRLHFLLSALEDGETGEGISPLRMLRTLHGKLKTDYELARVFFSGEQAKNKVYWLEKDTAKNDLRLNVTPLKMGELFHDMLFTKKTSVVLTSATLCVEESFDYLVEQLGIPVELVDTLEAPSPFFYEEQALLLIDESLPDPARSGEESYNMAVAGALQKLLLTTRGSTMVLFTSHKQMRYMFENLVEPLRQAGLELYADGVNGRRNTLVDELKNNRQAVVFGSGTFWEGVDLPGQSLTSLVIVRLPFFPPNHPLAEARVEELVSEGKDGFYHYSLPQAVLKFRQGYGRLIRSVNDCGVVVVLDSRLIKKKYGRIFINSLPHHQFLAGDTRLVVDKIEEWFDKFGLKK encoded by the coding sequence ATGAAGGACATTGAGTGGGTTTTCCTTGATGTGGAAACAACGGGTATTAACCCCCGGATTGATAAAATAATTGAGATAGCCGCAGTTGTAAAAAACAAGGCAGGCACACGCGAAGTATTCAATACTCTGGTTAATCCCGGGGTTAAGATGCCGCTGTATATTACAGCCCTGACCGGGATAAATCAGTCCATGGTGCAGGAGGCCCCGTCTTTTGAGGAAATTAAGGAAGAACTGATGAGAATACTGGACGGCAGGGTGTTAGTTGCTCACAATGCCGGGTTTGATATTGGCTTTATTGAAGAAGCCTTGGGCAGGCGTCTGGAAAACCAACGGATTGACTCGGTTGAGCTTTCCAGGCTGATTTATCCCCGATCAAATTCGTACAGCCTTCGCCACCTTTCCAGGGAATTGTCTATTCCAGTGGAAATGTCGCACCGGGCCTTGCCCGATGTTCTCGCGCTGGAAAGACTTTTTTTCCACCTTTTGGAAAAGGTCAGGTCGCTTCCCCTGAATATCCTCCTGGGAACGGCGCATTTTTTTGAACAGGAGAACAACGGCTTAGCTGGACTGTTCAAAGAAATACTGAAGGAGAAAAAAGGTCATTATTATTTTGATTTATGCGTTGAGCCGGATACGGGTTCACCTGAGGCGAATGCTGCCGGTGAGCATGAACTGGAGTGGGACATTGCTGGGCTGGAAAGAATGTTTCAGCCGGGCGGCAGGATTGCCGCAGGGTTAAAAGATTACCAGGTAAGGGCGCAGCAGGTTAAGATGGTGAAAGGCGTGGCCAAGGCTTTCCAGCAGCAACGCCATCTACTTGTGGAAGCCGGCACGGGAGTCGGGAAGTCCCTGGCTTATCTCACGCCAGGTGTTGTGTGGTCTTTAACGCAGGGGGAGAAGGTTGTGGTAGCCACTCATACCATTTCCTTGCAGGAACAATTGTTTAAAAAGGAAGTCGAGTTTTTGCAAAAAAAAGTGGGGATACCATTTAAAGCCGCTGTCTTAAAAGGCCGCAACAATTATCTTTGTTTGTATAAGTGGAAGATAGCCCAAGAAAGCGCTGCATCCATGTCCTGGCCGGAAAAGTTGTTCATGGCCAGGGTCAGCCTTTGGATGAGCACTGATAAAACGGGAGACAGGGATAACATTAACTTGTGGGAACCGGAAATTGATTTGTACCAGCAGCTGTCCTCATCCAGCGAGAGTTGTTTGGGCGCTGCCTGTCCTTTCGGTGATGAATGCTTTTACCAAAAAGCCAGGCAAAAGGCGCAGGAGGCCGATGTTATCATTGTCAACCATTCCCTGCTTTTGTCTGATCTTAAAACGGGCGAAAACATCCTGCCGGACTACCAGTATCTTATCGTGGACGAGGCTCATCACCTGGAAGAGGAAGGGACCAGGCTGTTCGGAGAGGTTTTCTCCCTGCAAGATTTTCTCAAAAGGATGGCCCGGCTGCAGAATAAACGGGATATAGTGTTGAAAACGGGGCTCCTTCATTTTTGGAAACAGCATTTTTCGGCCAGGGCTAATAAGGAAAACGTTGCGGCGAAAGAGATGCTTTCGGCTATCCGTGATCTGGAAGCGTTGATTTCGCGGATTAATGAGGACGGAGAAGAGATAAAGAAGTATTTTCTTGAAAACGAGGCGATTGAGACGCTCAGGGTGCATGAACGGACCAGAACGGAACGGTGGTGGCAGGTGCTGGAAGTGATGTTTGACAACCTGCTTTTAGGCGCAGCCCGGTTTCTTGACCGCCTTCATTTTCTGCTGTCTGCCCTTGAAGACGGCGAAACCGGCGAGGGGATTTCACCCTTGCGGATGCTCAGGACTCTTCACGGCAAGTTGAAGACTGATTATGAACTCGCCAGGGTGTTTTTTTCCGGGGAACAGGCAAAAAACAAGGTCTACTGGCTCGAAAAAGACACCGCCAAAAACGACCTGCGCCTTAATGTCACGCCTCTAAAAATGGGAGAACTGTTTCATGATATGCTTTTTACCAAAAAGACTTCGGTTGTCCTGACCTCAGCCACTTTATGCGTGGAGGAAAGTTTTGATTATCTCGTTGAACAGCTGGGCATACCGGTGGAACTGGTGGATACGCTCGAGGCGCCCTCGCCGTTTTTTTACGAAGAGCAAGCCCTTTTGCTGATTGACGAGAGTCTTCCCGATCCCGCCCGAAGCGGAGAAGAAAGTTACAATATGGCTGTTGCCGGGGCCCTGCAAAAGCTCCTTTTAACAACAAGGGGCAGTACGATGGTGCTGTTTACCTCTCATAAACAAATGCGCTACATGTTTGAAAACCTGGTTGAGCCTTTAAGACAGGCCGGGTTGGAACTATATGCCGACGGCGTCAACGGGCGGAGGAACACGCTTGTCGATGAGTTGAAAAACAACCGGCAAGCAGTAGTCTTCGGGTCCGGGACTTTTTGGGAGGGGGTTGACCTGCCGGGCCAGTCGCTTACCTCGCTGGTCATTGTGAGGCTGCCGTTTTTTCCTCCCAACCATCCCCTGGCAGAGGCCAGGGTGGAGGAATTGGTCAGTGAGGGCAAGGACGGCTTTTATCACTACAGCTTGCCGCAGGCCGTGTTGAAGTTCAGGCAGGGTTACGGACGCCTGATAAGATCCGTAAATGACTGTGGGGTTGTCGTTGTGCTTGACAGCAGGCTGATCAAAAAGAAATACGGCCGGATTTTCATTAATTCCCTTCCCCATCACCAATTTTTGGCGGGTGATACCCGCTTGGTCGTTGATAAAATAGAGGAGTGGTTCGACAAGTTTGGTCTGAAGAAGTAA
- a CDS encoding adenosylhomocysteinase translates to MELSEKSSIRDISLAPAGRAKLDWVKNFMPVLNMIKDDFSRKKPLAGQKIAVCLHLEAKTGYLAQVLQAGGADVTATASNPLSTQDDVVAALVEDGIRAYAWRGATGEEYQHHHRQALACEPNLVIDDGGDLLALLHKEYSSLLPGIVGGCEETTTGLSRLRAMEKAGVLKIPVIAVNDAYMKYLFDNRYGTGQSVWEGIMHTTNLVVAGKNVVVAGYGWCGKGVAMRAKGLGARVIIVEVDPIKANEALLDGFEILPMKKAAAIGHVFVTVTGNRDVIRREHFEVMPDGALLANAGHFDVEISKPDLRESSVSSRLIKPGIEEYVMRDGRKLFLLAEGRLVNLASGNGHPVEIMDLSFALQALSLAYLNRHKGSLKQGVQPVPHEIDRKVAQLRLEALGLEIDELTSAQKEYLEDWAL, encoded by the coding sequence ATTGAATTGTCTGAAAAATCAAGTATCCGGGACATCAGCCTGGCGCCGGCCGGCCGGGCTAAACTTGACTGGGTAAAAAATTTTATGCCGGTTTTAAACATGATAAAGGACGATTTTAGCAGGAAAAAACCCCTTGCCGGGCAGAAGATTGCTGTTTGTCTTCACTTGGAAGCAAAAACGGGTTATCTTGCCCAGGTTTTGCAGGCGGGCGGCGCGGATGTGACGGCAACTGCCTCCAACCCGCTTTCAACTCAGGACGATGTTGTTGCCGCTCTGGTGGAGGACGGGATCAGGGCTTACGCGTGGCGCGGGGCGACAGGAGAAGAATATCAACACCACCACAGGCAGGCGCTCGCCTGCGAACCAAACCTCGTCATTGACGATGGGGGTGACCTTCTTGCTCTCCTCCACAAGGAATACAGCAGCCTACTTCCCGGTATCGTTGGCGGCTGTGAAGAAACCACCACCGGTTTGTCGCGTTTAAGAGCCATGGAAAAGGCCGGGGTGCTTAAAATACCGGTTATTGCCGTAAATGACGCCTATATGAAATACCTGTTCGATAACCGTTACGGTACAGGGCAGTCTGTTTGGGAAGGCATAATGCACACCACGAATCTTGTCGTGGCCGGGAAAAATGTAGTTGTCGCCGGCTACGGTTGGTGCGGCAAAGGTGTGGCGATGCGGGCGAAAGGACTTGGCGCAAGGGTCATTATTGTGGAAGTTGATCCCATCAAAGCAAATGAGGCCCTGCTGGACGGGTTTGAAATCCTGCCAATGAAGAAAGCCGCCGCAATCGGACATGTTTTTGTGACGGTTACCGGAAACCGCGACGTTATCCGCAGAGAGCATTTTGAGGTGATGCCGGACGGTGCTCTCCTGGCAAATGCCGGCCATTTTGACGTTGAGATAAGTAAACCGGATTTGCGTGAAAGCTCCGTTTCCAGCCGCCTGATCAAGCCGGGGATCGAAGAATACGTGATGAGAGACGGGCGCAAGCTTTTTTTGCTGGCGGAAGGAAGACTGGTTAACCTTGCCTCGGGCAACGGTCACCCCGTGGAAATCATGGACCTCTCTTTTGCCCTTCAGGCACTTTCTCTGGCTTATTTGAACAGGCATAAAGGCAGCCTGAAACAGGGAGTTCAGCCTGTTCCTCATGAGATAGACAGGAAGGTGGCTCAACTGCGTCTTGAGGCACTGGGCCTGGAGATTGATGAGCTGACAAGCGCACAGAAAGAATACCTGGAAGACTGGGCTTTGTAA
- a CDS encoding nucleotide pyrophosphohydrolase: MEIKEMQSRVDDWISQFEEGYWQPASMTLRLVEEVGELAREVNHLFGEKTKKPEEAQTDLELELGDILFIVLCFANAQEIDLERAFLRVMEKYYHRDANRWTRKKT; the protein is encoded by the coding sequence TTGGAGATCAAAGAAATGCAGTCACGTGTCGACGACTGGATCAGCCAATTCGAGGAGGGTTATTGGCAGCCGGCAAGCATGACCCTTCGCCTGGTGGAGGAGGTCGGTGAACTGGCCCGCGAAGTCAACCACCTCTTCGGAGAAAAAACAAAAAAACCGGAAGAAGCACAAACCGACCTGGAACTGGAGCTTGGCGACATCCTGTTCATTGTGCTTTGTTTTGCCAACGCCCAGGAGATTGACCTTGAAAGAGCCTTCCTCAGGGTAATGGAGAAGTATTACCACCGGGACGCCAATCGCTGGACAAGAAAAAAGACTTAA
- a CDS encoding tRNA (cytidine(34)-2'-O)-methyltransferase, producing MFNIVLVEPEIPANTGNVARTCSVTGCSLHLVEPLGFSIDDRQLKRAGLDYWHLLDVHIYRNIDEFLDKAERSLLFLATTSGGKRYTDVFYPPGAFLVFGKETRGLPDCLLGGYPDRTVRIPMRSGVRSLNLSNSVAILVYEAFRQNGFTGLR from the coding sequence ATGTTTAACATTGTGCTGGTTGAACCGGAAATCCCAGCGAATACGGGGAATGTAGCTCGAACCTGTTCCGTTACCGGCTGCAGTCTCCACCTTGTGGAACCGCTGGGATTCTCTATCGACGACCGGCAATTGAAAAGAGCCGGGCTGGACTACTGGCACCTGCTTGATGTGCACATTTACAGGAATATCGACGAATTCCTTGATAAAGCCGAGAGGTCACTGCTGTTTTTGGCCACAACCAGCGGAGGGAAACGCTATACGGATGTCTTTTATCCCCCCGGCGCATTTTTGGTTTTCGGCAAAGAGACCAGGGGTTTGCCTGATTGTTTGCTGGGGGGCTATCCTGACCGCACTGTGCGAATTCCCATGCGTTCGGGTGTTCGCTCCCTGAACCTCAGCAATTCCGTGGCTATACTGGTTTATGAAGCGTTCCGGCAGAATGGTTTTACCGGTTTGAGATGA
- a CDS encoding YkgJ family cysteine cluster protein, producing the protein MSKGRVEVVPYRKNGIKGLDIRVCDEGASVDDYCAALGDYILTADFDRLRARKSSCEGCDVCCRERMPLTSVDVLTMHKKLAPALDFAELLRRFTYIAVSGRSVDIVLARDYEGDCIFLDKKKKRCLHYQQRLLVCRTYICTACSPRAAKLREAVVNTGEDELVRLWIAAGGTEAAIHEADAPDVQAADWPENAWTGKAEFSDILLVDMVTPELWTELCGKGESDV; encoded by the coding sequence ATGAGCAAGGGCAGAGTTGAGGTTGTACCTTACAGAAAGAACGGCATAAAAGGTCTTGATATCCGGGTGTGTGACGAGGGGGCTAGTGTGGACGATTACTGTGCGGCACTGGGAGATTATATCCTCACGGCCGATTTTGACCGCTTAAGAGCGAGAAAATCCAGCTGTGAAGGGTGTGATGTTTGCTGCCGGGAGAGGATGCCCCTAACAAGCGTGGATGTATTAACGATGCATAAAAAGCTGGCTCCCGCCCTGGATTTTGCTGAACTGTTGAGGCGCTTTACTTATATCGCCGTTTCAGGCCGGTCTGTAGATATTGTTTTAGCCCGCGATTATGAAGGTGACTGCATTTTTTTGGATAAGAAAAAAAAGAGGTGTCTTCATTATCAACAAAGACTTCTTGTCTGCCGGACGTATATTTGTACCGCCTGTTCTCCCAGGGCTGCAAAGCTGAGGGAAGCTGTTGTCAACACGGGGGAGGACGAACTGGTGCGTCTGTGGATTGCAGCCGGGGGAACGGAGGCGGCGATTCACGAAGCCGACGCCCCGGATGTGCAGGCTGCCGACTGGCCGGAAAACGCCTGGACAGGGAAGGCGGAGTTTAGTGATATTCTACTGGTTGACATGGTAACCCCGGAACTCTGGACAGAACTGTGCGGCAAAGGTGAGAGCGATGTTTAA
- a CDS encoding EscU/YscU/HrcU family type III secretion system export apparatus switch protein encodes MAKKKAVALNYQKEQQHGAPRIVAVGEGYVAEKILDLARNYGIPVVEDVELVDRLVKFPPGTEIPPQLYEAVARVLAFIYRLENEKR; translated from the coding sequence ATGGCGAAGAAGAAAGCCGTAGCCCTTAATTATCAGAAAGAGCAGCAGCATGGTGCGCCGCGAATAGTCGCGGTGGGGGAAGGATACGTGGCCGAAAAAATACTGGACCTGGCCCGAAATTATGGTATCCCGGTGGTTGAAGATGTAGAACTGGTGGACAGGCTGGTTAAGTTTCCTCCGGGTACAGAAATACCCCCCCAGTTGTATGAGGCTGTTGCCAGGGTCCTGGCCTTTATTTACAGGTTGGAGAATGAAAAACGATAA
- a CDS encoding flagellar hook-length control protein FliK → MGLEIKNSFSNLVTMLKNPDGTAWETVLKLAAGQEVVALVAGKEGDVYLLQVGERSFLAKSEIPLETGEVIKLIVLGPKDQAVLLKKIPFFPVEKEETITGGIKQLLARQGITGEKETGKLISALKRIPVEEKTGLRYLLDPHLVAAVLLNAGLNEEKLQRIEINRYKSQHSSKDVYEIWMGLNMNTLGRIEVAIKMVEENIFARIWAELPETESILRERKDEIQAVIAAVEIVPVMSGPIFPRKQDISLDIKV, encoded by the coding sequence ATGGGACTGGAAATAAAAAATAGTTTTTCTAACCTGGTTACAATGTTAAAAAACCCTGACGGCACCGCTTGGGAAACGGTCTTAAAACTGGCGGCAGGGCAGGAGGTTGTGGCCCTGGTTGCAGGCAAGGAAGGTGATGTCTATCTCTTGCAAGTGGGGGAGAGGAGCTTTTTGGCCAAATCAGAGATACCGCTGGAAACCGGCGAAGTGATAAAACTTATTGTTCTCGGCCCAAAAGACCAGGCCGTGCTCCTTAAAAAAATTCCGTTTTTTCCTGTGGAAAAAGAAGAAACCATCACGGGCGGCATTAAGCAGCTGCTGGCCAGGCAAGGTATAACCGGGGAAAAAGAGACCGGCAAACTGATAAGCGCCTTAAAAAGAATACCGGTGGAAGAAAAAACGGGGCTTCGTTACCTGCTTGATCCCCACCTGGTGGCGGCTGTTTTGCTTAATGCGGGTTTAAATGAAGAAAAATTACAAAGAATAGAAATAAACCGGTATAAAAGCCAGCATTCCAGCAAGGATGTTTATGAGATATGGATGGGACTTAACATGAATACGCTTGGACGGATAGAAGTGGCCATAAAAATGGTGGAGGAAAATATCTTTGCACGCATTTGGGCTGAACTGCCGGAAACCGAAAGCATATTAAGAGAAAGAAAAGATGAAATCCAGGCAGTCATTGCAGCGGTGGAAATAGTCCCGGTGATGTCAGGGCCTATTTTCCCCAGGAAACAGGACATCAGCCTGGATATAAAGGTTTAA
- a CDS encoding DegV family protein produces MGRVKIVTDSTADLPSSLVNELDIRVVPLKVVFGDMIYREGLDITVKEFYEKMAASEQLPRTSQPSPGEFKDAYEELTSDGSNVVSIHISARMSGTFQSALMAKNSLPGRDIRVLDSKMVSMALGLVVLAAARAARDGKSVDEVERTAIETMSKVKTYFVVDTLENLAKGGRIGRASALLGTVLNVKPILTFEDGFVTPFERVRGKGKALERIFQLVKEYSQKKGPIRCALVHANALDEAVKFHQKLVSELNYSEHIIGEVGAVVGTHAGAGTIGLLFY; encoded by the coding sequence ATGGGACGGGTAAAAATAGTTACGGATAGCACTGCCGACTTGCCTTCTTCTTTAGTGAATGAACTGGACATCAGGGTTGTGCCGTTGAAAGTCGTGTTTGGCGACATGATTTACAGGGAAGGCCTGGATATTACGGTAAAGGAATTCTATGAAAAAATGGCCGCTTCCGAGCAATTGCCGAGAACGTCACAGCCGTCGCCCGGAGAATTCAAAGACGCCTATGAGGAATTGACCTCAGACGGTTCCAATGTTGTTTCCATTCATATTTCAGCACGTATGAGCGGGACGTTCCAATCGGCGCTTATGGCCAAGAATTCTTTACCCGGCAGGGACATCAGGGTTCTCGACAGCAAGATGGTGTCAATGGCCCTGGGGCTTGTCGTCCTGGCTGCTGCGAGGGCCGCCAGGGACGGAAAATCCGTGGATGAAGTAGAAAGAACTGCGATTGAAACCATGAGCAAAGTTAAAACATATTTTGTGGTCGACACGCTGGAAAACCTGGCCAAAGGCGGCCGTATCGGGAGGGCATCGGCCCTATTGGGAACAGTCTTAAATGTCAAACCGATTTTGACTTTTGAAGACGGGTTCGTCACTCCCTTTGAGAGAGTGAGAGGAAAGGGGAAGGCCCTGGAAAGAATTTTCCAGCTTGTTAAAGAGTATTCGCAAAAAAAAGGACCGATTCGCTGCGCTCTCGTTCATGCCAATGCCCTTGACGAGGCGGTTAAGTTTCATCAGAAGCTGGTTTCGGAACTGAATTACTCGGAGCATATTATCGGCGAGGTTGGGGCGGTAGTAGGCACCCATGCCGGCGCCGGGACGATAGGGCTGCTCTTTTATTGA
- a CDS encoding DAK2 domain-containing protein produces the protein MKSGSLDGRLWARLVVVSGKYLEERKAFIDSLNVFPVPDGDTGTNMSLTMTSASKAIQQDEDGSIERAAKTVSHGALMGARGNSGVILSQLMAGFARAAEGKTELDARELAVALRTAVETAYQAVMNPVEGTILTVSREAARYAEEAADLPGSTLESVFEAAYRGALLALKKTPDMLPVLKQAGVVDAGGQGMVYILEGMLKVIKGEECAGDPGQHTAEEPERSPIQYQNDEILEYQYCTEFILKRKEEPLVLEDIRAFLADKGDCILVVGNADTGKIHIHTNSPGKVLDFCTSLGTLHEIQIHNMSEQSQEMQARARAVKRLGLVGVAVGAGLIEIFKSLGVDVVIEGGQTMNPSTRDFVEAVENILAEEVLILPNNSNVVLAAEQAAKAVAKPCRVVRTRSIPQGIAALMAFNAENGLEQNRQKMEDAGNQVVTLEVTYAVRDSSFNGHEIVKGQVIGLCNGELAFTGCEASQVVEGLVAQNLKEGHELVTIYYGEDVQELEAREMVERLSKLYPWVDFELHFGGQPLYYYLISLE, from the coding sequence GTGAAAAGCGGGAGCTTAGATGGCCGTTTGTGGGCCAGGCTGGTGGTTGTTTCCGGTAAGTATTTGGAAGAGAGAAAAGCTTTTATCGATTCACTCAATGTTTTTCCGGTGCCTGACGGGGATACCGGAACTAATATGAGTTTAACGATGACTTCCGCTAGCAAAGCCATTCAACAGGACGAGGACGGCAGCATTGAAAGAGCGGCGAAAACAGTCTCTCATGGAGCGCTCATGGGCGCCAGGGGCAATTCGGGAGTCATCCTCTCTCAATTGATGGCCGGCTTTGCGCGGGCAGCTGAGGGAAAAACGGAACTTGACGCAAGGGAGCTAGCCGTTGCCTTAAGGACTGCGGTGGAAACCGCTTACCAGGCAGTCATGAACCCGGTGGAAGGAACAATATTAACCGTCTCGCGGGAAGCTGCCCGTTATGCAGAGGAAGCTGCCGACCTGCCGGGCAGTACCCTGGAATCCGTTTTTGAAGCCGCCTACCGGGGAGCCTTGCTTGCCCTGAAAAAAACCCCGGATATGCTGCCCGTGCTGAAACAGGCCGGGGTGGTTGATGCCGGCGGGCAAGGCATGGTCTACATTCTGGAGGGTATGCTGAAGGTAATAAAAGGGGAGGAGTGCGCAGGCGATCCCGGACAGCACACGGCGGAAGAACCTGAAAGGTCGCCGATCCAGTATCAGAACGATGAAATCCTGGAGTACCAGTATTGCACCGAATTTATTTTGAAAAGAAAAGAAGAACCGCTCGTTCTTGAAGATATCCGGGCCTTTTTGGCGGATAAAGGCGATTGTATTCTGGTTGTGGGCAATGCGGATACTGGAAAGATACATATCCATACCAATTCTCCCGGGAAAGTGCTGGATTTCTGCACCAGCCTCGGCACACTGCACGAGATACAGATTCACAACATGAGTGAACAGAGCCAGGAGATGCAGGCGAGGGCTCGCGCCGTTAAGCGCCTGGGCTTGGTCGGCGTGGCTGTGGGCGCGGGACTTATAGAAATCTTTAAAAGCCTCGGCGTCGATGTGGTGATAGAGGGTGGACAAACCATGAATCCCAGCACGCGTGATTTTGTGGAGGCGGTTGAAAATATCTTGGCCGAAGAAGTGCTTATTCTACCGAACAACAGCAATGTGGTGCTTGCCGCTGAGCAGGCTGCGAAAGCGGTCGCCAAACCATGCCGGGTGGTAAGGACAAGAAGTATACCCCAGGGGATAGCAGCCTTGATGGCCTTTAATGCTGAAAACGGGTTGGAACAGAACAGGCAGAAGATGGAAGATGCCGGAAACCAGGTGGTAACCCTGGAAGTCACATATGCGGTACGGGATTCCAGTTTCAATGGTCATGAGATTGTAAAGGGCCAGGTAATTGGATTGTGCAACGGTGAGCTGGCCTTTACCGGCTGCGAGGCCTCGCAGGTGGTGGAAGGGCTGGTTGCTCAAAACCTGAAAGAAGGTCATGAGCTGGTTACTATCTATTACGGGGAGGATGTTCAGGAATTAGAAGCCCGTGAAATGGTGGAGAGGCTTTCCAAACTGTACCCGTGGGTTGATTTTGAACTCCATTTTGGGGGTCAGCCGCTTTATTATTACTTGATTTCTTTGGAATAG
- a CDS encoding putative glycoside hydrolase: MLKKYFFAGMVIVLLSVVTVAFYTFSAISPGGVQEARQNYAYQQTLRDSSRIIPLEEKVHYAKRFFAGDNRPISKEPVKVKGIYMSGSAVYSSTLFPYLIDLVDTTELNALVVDMKDDSGILAFDFDIPLAREIKARTHGTGQAFEEKMRVLYTKNIYPIARIVVFKDPVLAERKQELAIKRKDGGLWRDRKGLAWVDPHCETVWKYAVDVAKEAAKVGFREIQFDYVRFPTDGDVKNAVYPFAGGQKKEDVIQEFLRYARTELQPYNVFLAADVFGLTTLTLDDMGMGQKFEKVISQVDYICPMVYPSHYGPGNYGFNNPNGHPYEVVRQALFDGLKKINESGHTGVLLRPWLQDFDLGSPAYGREEVRAQIRAAYDSGLEEWMLWNAGNRYTKEALLE, translated from the coding sequence ATGTTGAAAAAATACTTCTTTGCCGGAATGGTCATTGTTTTATTGTCAGTTGTGACTGTTGCTTTTTATACTTTCAGCGCCATATCCCCAGGCGGCGTGCAGGAAGCAAGGCAGAATTATGCTTACCAGCAAACCCTGCGCGACTCTTCCCGAATCATACCGCTGGAGGAGAAGGTTCATTATGCCAAACGTTTTTTTGCGGGGGACAATCGCCCCATTTCCAAAGAACCGGTTAAGGTTAAAGGCATTTACATGAGCGGCAGTGCCGTTTACAGCAGCACCCTTTTTCCGTACCTGATTGACCTTGTTGACACCACTGAGTTGAACGCGCTGGTTGTCGATATGAAAGATGACAGCGGAATCCTTGCTTTTGATTTTGACATCCCGCTGGCCCGGGAGATTAAGGCCAGGACGCACGGCACAGGCCAGGCTTTTGAAGAAAAGATGAGGGTGCTGTACACTAAAAATATTTACCCAATTGCCCGCATTGTCGTGTTTAAAGATCCAGTACTGGCCGAAAGAAAGCAGGAACTGGCGATAAAAAGGAAAGACGGAGGGTTGTGGCGCGACAGGAAAGGCTTGGCCTGGGTGGATCCTCATTGTGAAACAGTCTGGAAATATGCGGTTGATGTGGCCAAGGAGGCGGCCAAGGTGGGGTTCCGCGAGATACAGTTTGACTATGTTCGCTTTCCCACCGACGGCGATGTAAAGAACGCGGTTTATCCTTTTGCCGGAGGACAGAAAAAGGAGGACGTTATTCAGGAATTTTTAAGATACGCCCGGACTGAACTACAGCCATACAACGTTTTCCTTGCGGCGGATGTTTTCGGTTTAACTACGCTGACGCTTGATGACATGGGCATGGGGCAGAAGTTTGAGAAGGTGATTTCCCAGGTTGATTATATCTGCCCAATGGTTTACCCTTCGCATTATGGGCCCGGCAACTACGGGTTTAACAATCCTAACGGTCACCCCTACGAAGTGGTTAGGCAGGCCCTGTTTGACGGGCTCAAGAAGATTAATGAATCAGGTCACACGGGCGTCCTTCTGAGACCGTGGCTGCAAGATTTCGACCTTGGAAGCCCTGCATACGGCAGGGAAGAAGTCAGGGCCCAGATCAGGGCTGCTTATGATTCCGGACTGGAGGAATGGATGCTCTGGAACGCTGGTAACAGGTATACGAAAGAAGCCCTGCTTGAATGA